The DNA region CCGTCTCCTCGACCGCCCGCGCCAGCTGCTCGGCGACCTGCTCCTCGGTGCCGTACACATGCCCGCCGAGCCCCGCCTCGTAGAAACCGCGCTGCTTCTCCGACATCGGCAGCTCCTCGATCCGCTCCGGCGGCAGCAGCGGCGGGAAGACGCCGACCGTCCGCGCGTACGCCAGCGACCAGGCCTCCGGCATCAGCAGCCGCCGGGCCCGCTCCTCGCTGCCGGCCACCACGACCGTGCCCGCGACCGTCACATACGGCTCGGCCGACCACGCCGAGGGGACGAACGCGGACCGGTAGGTCTCCACCGCCTCGCGCAGCCGCGCCCGGCCGCGCAGGTCGCCGATCACCAGCGGAAGCCCGGCCGCCGCCGCGATCGCCGCGCCCTCGCCGGTCGCGAGTACGTACGGCGGCACCCGCAGGCCCTCCGCGGGCCGGGCGTGCACCTGCGGATACGCGCTCTGGGTGCCGGTGAACCAGCCGAGCAGCTCGTCCAGTTGCTCCGCGAACCGGTCCGCGTCCTCCTTGTCCCGGCCGAGCGCCCGCCGGATGCCGTCGGTGAAACCGACCGAACGGCCGAGCCCCATGTCGATCCGCCCCGGGAACAGCGACTCCAGGACCCCGAACTGCTCCGCCACCACCATCGGCTGGTGGTTCGGCAGCATCACCCCGCCGGTCCCCACCCGGATCCGCGAGGTCGCCCCGGCGACGGCCGCCGCAAGGACGGTCGGCGCGGACCCGGCCACCCCCGGCACGCTGTGGTGCTCCGCGACCCAGAAGCGGTGGTAGCCCAGCGCCTCCACCTCCCGGGCCAGGTCCACCGTGTCGCGCAGCGCCCGGCCGGGATCCTCGCCGTCCCGCGTACGGGAGCGGTCGAGCACCGAGAAGCGGATGCCGCGGAGTGCCTCGGAGGGCGTCGTCAAGCTGCTCACCCCCGTTCCAACGCCTTACGGCGCGAGGGATTCCCGCCGCGCGCGCGGACGGTGCGGACCGTGCGCGGACAGTGGGCCGACCGCGCGCCGACCACGCCCCGGTCGGGCCCCGTCGGGCGGGTCACGGGCGATGTCAGCGGGCCTGTCTACGCTGGGGGAGTGACCCGACAGCACAGGCCCGTGGCCGTCTTCGACCTCGACAACACCCTCGCCTCGACCGCCCACCGGCAGCACTTCCTGGAGGGCCGCCCGCGCGACTGGGCCGGTTTCTTCGCCGCCGCGCCCAAGGACCCGCCGCTGCCGGAGGGCGTCGCCCTGTGCCGGGAGAGCGCCGAGGAGTGCGACGTGGTCTATCTGACCGGGCGTCCCGAGCGCTGCCGCCGGGACACCCTCGCCTGGCTCGAAGCCCAGGAGCTGCCGGAGGGCCCCGTCCACATGCGCCGCGACCGGGACTTCCGCCCGGCCCGGCAGACCAAGCTGGAGGTGCTGCGCCGGCTGTCCAGGGACCGCGAGGTGCGGATGCTCGTCGACGACGACGAACTGGTCTGCGACGCCGCCGAGGCGGCCGGCTTCACCGTGGTCCGGGCCCGCTGGGCGGCGCCGTCGGAGGCGCTGCGGGAGGCGCAGGAGACGGAGGGGCGGACCTGACGGCCGCCCCCACGTCGCGCACCCCCCGTCGCGGAGGTGCGCGGACTAGCCCTCCTCCTCCAGCCGGAAGCCGACCTTCAGGCCCACCTGGTAGTGCTCGATCGCGCCGTCGACGAGATGGCCGCGGACCTCGGTGACCTCGAACCAGTCGAGGCCCCTCAGGGTCTGGGAAGCGCGTTCGACGCCGTTCCGGATGGCCTGGTCGACGCCCTCGGTGGACGTGCCGACGATCTCGGTGACGCGATAGGTGTGGTTCGACATGGGAGCCGGACTCCTCTCGTGACCTCGGTGGGTTCCCTCCACCGTGCCCCAGACGGGAGAGGTCCGCGACACGTCGGCGTCCGGTCCGGCGAGCGGGGAGCGGCCCGAGAAGGCGATGGTCCAGGACTTGACCATCCGCTTTGGTCCAGACCAGAATCCAGGCCACATACCCGCGCGAACCTCCCGTCAGGTCCCCCCACACGTCGGGTCAGCCCCCATGCCGTGGCCCCCACCAGGTGTCACGCACTGGACCGCAGAAGGTGACCTACGTGAAGAACCGACGTCTCGTCTGTCCGCTGGCAGTCGTCTCCGCCCTCACCCTCGCGGGCTGCGGACTGCTCCCCGGCGGCAGCCAGACCCGCACGGTGAACCTCTGGCTGATGCGCGACAGCGTCAGCGACGACTTCCTCCAGCGCTTCACCGAGGCCTACGAGGCCGAGCACGACGACATCGAACTGGAAGTCACCATCCAGGAGTGGACCGGCATCGGCAAGAAGGTCACCGAGGCCATCACCGGCGACGGCGGGCCCGACATCATCGAGGTCGGCAACACCCAGGTCGCGCAGTACGCCGACACCGACAAGCTCTACGACCTCACCCTCGAGTCGGTCCGCGACCTCGGCAGCGAGGACTGGCTGCCCGGTCTCGCCGAGCCCGGCAGCATCGACGGCGCGCAGTACGGCATCCCCTGGTACGCCGCCAACCGCATCGTCATCTACAACAAGGACCTGTTCGCCGCCGCCGGCGTCAAGCCGCCCAAGAGCCGCGACGAGTGGCTCGACGACACCGCCGAGCTCAACGACGGCGGCACCCAGGGCATCTACCTGGCGGGCCAGGACTGGTACACCCTCTCCGGCTTCATCTGGGAGGAGGGCGGCGACCTCGCCGTCGACAAGGGCGGCGCCTGGGCCGGTGCCCTCGACAGCCCGGCCGCGCTGCGCGGCATGGACTTCTACAAGCGCCTCCAGGCCCTCGGCGACGGCCCCAAGAACGCCGACGAGCAGACCCCGCCGCAGGCCGAGGTCTTCGCCAAGGGCGACGTTGCGCAGATGATCGCCGCCCCCAGTGCCATCGCCGCCATCACCAAGGCCAACCCCGAACTCAAGGACAAGCTGGGCTTCTTCCCCATCCCGGGCAAGAAGGCCGGCCAGCCCTGCGCCGTCTTCACCGGCGGCTCCGACCTGATCATCCCGGAGAACGCGCCCGACCGCGCCGCCGCCCTCGACGTCGTCAAGGCGCTCGCCGGCGAGAAGTGGCAGGGCGAACTCGCCCGCGCCATGAACTACGTGCCCAACAAGAAGACCCTCGCCCCCCTCGTCGCCGGCCAGGAGGCCACCGCCACCATGGCCGTCGGCGCCGCCCGCGGCCGGGCCACCCCCAACTCCCCGAAGTGGGCCGACGTCGAGGCCGACAACCCGATCAAGCCCTACATGAGCGCCGTCCTCTCCGGCGAGGACCCCGCGCAGGCCGCGAGGGACGCCTCCGAGAAGATCACCGACGTCCTCGGCGAATAGCCCGCCGGTAGACCACCGGCCTCAGGGGCCGTCGACCCGGCTCCGGTCGCGGCCCCGGCCTCGGCGCCGCCTTGGCCCGGCTCCGGTCGCGGCCCTGGCCTCGGCGCCGCCTTGGCCCCGGCTCCGGTCGCGGCCCTGGCCTCGGCGCCGCCTTGGCCCGGCTCCGGTCGCGGCCCCGGCCTCGGCGCCGCCTTGGCCCCGGCTCCGGCCCCGGCTCCGGTCACGGCCTCCGCCCACCATTCAGCGCCT from Streptomyces fradiae includes:
- a CDS encoding LLM class flavin-dependent oxidoreductase, translating into MTTPSEALRGIRFSVLDRSRTRDGEDPGRALRDTVDLAREVEALGYHRFWVAEHHSVPGVAGSAPTVLAAAVAGATSRIRVGTGGVMLPNHQPMVVAEQFGVLESLFPGRIDMGLGRSVGFTDGIRRALGRDKEDADRFAEQLDELLGWFTGTQSAYPQVHARPAEGLRVPPYVLATGEGAAIAAAAGLPLVIGDLRGRARLREAVETYRSAFVPSAWSAEPYVTVAGTVVVAGSEERARRLLMPEAWSLAYARTVGVFPPLLPPERIEELPMSEKQRGFYEAGLGGHVYGTEEQVAEQLARAVEETGAQEVLVTTSTHDRVALLDSYRALARLAGLTAPAGLTRANEASRP
- a CDS encoding dodecin — encoded protein: MSNHTYRVTEIVGTSTEGVDQAIRNGVERASQTLRGLDWFEVTEVRGHLVDGAIEHYQVGLKVGFRLEEEG
- a CDS encoding extracellular solute-binding protein, which translates into the protein MKNRRLVCPLAVVSALTLAGCGLLPGGSQTRTVNLWLMRDSVSDDFLQRFTEAYEAEHDDIELEVTIQEWTGIGKKVTEAITGDGGPDIIEVGNTQVAQYADTDKLYDLTLESVRDLGSEDWLPGLAEPGSIDGAQYGIPWYAANRIVIYNKDLFAAAGVKPPKSRDEWLDDTAELNDGGTQGIYLAGQDWYTLSGFIWEEGGDLAVDKGGAWAGALDSPAALRGMDFYKRLQALGDGPKNADEQTPPQAEVFAKGDVAQMIAAPSAIAAITKANPELKDKLGFFPIPGKKAGQPCAVFTGGSDLIIPENAPDRAAALDVVKALAGEKWQGELARAMNYVPNKKTLAPLVAGQEATATMAVGAARGRATPNSPKWADVEADNPIKPYMSAVLSGEDPAQAARDASEKITDVLGE